One stretch of Pseudomonas fluorescens Q2-87 DNA includes these proteins:
- a CDS encoding AraC family transcriptional regulator — protein MPMKVVDPTYELALVSPFLLQTLAEVVTDKGFDAASLCRGVGFGLDDLQDPAQRISYRQAVAMIQRALRLLPDQGLGLWVGDRNVLGTLGLLGHVVSLCETLRDAFALGVRYQHTTGGIAVTSVGETTDRIMVEATCRLPFAEIQIFAVEEFFASLMVYGRALAGPDFKPQAVEFMHAAPSYAQEYLRILGPDVRFGCRHNRMLIDAHWLGVRLPNHHPLALRQALALLEQEATEVHQKIDLIQAVERAIARDLTRGSHIEKIAGDLNMSSRTLRRRLTEHSLTFEALLEQVRRSRTLNLLANPELSIERITEEVGYSDVRSFRRAFRRWTGKSPSAFRSEGTEAQL, from the coding sequence ATGCCGATGAAAGTCGTCGATCCCACCTATGAACTGGCGCTGGTGTCGCCGTTTCTGCTGCAAACCCTGGCCGAGGTGGTGACGGACAAGGGCTTCGATGCCGCCAGCTTGTGTCGTGGCGTGGGGTTTGGCCTCGACGATTTGCAGGATCCTGCCCAGCGCATTTCCTACCGCCAGGCGGTGGCCATGATACAGCGGGCGCTCAGGCTGTTGCCCGATCAGGGACTGGGGTTGTGGGTCGGCGACCGTAACGTGCTCGGCACCCTGGGCCTGCTGGGCCACGTTGTGTCGTTATGCGAGACCCTGCGCGATGCCTTCGCCTTGGGCGTGCGTTACCAGCACACCACCGGCGGCATTGCGGTGACCAGCGTCGGAGAAACCACTGACCGAATCATGGTCGAGGCGACCTGCCGCCTGCCTTTTGCCGAGATCCAGATATTTGCGGTGGAGGAGTTTTTCGCCAGCCTCATGGTTTATGGCCGCGCGCTGGCCGGGCCCGACTTCAAGCCCCAGGCCGTGGAGTTCATGCACGCCGCGCCGTCCTATGCCCAGGAATACCTGCGGATATTGGGACCGGATGTGCGTTTTGGTTGCCGGCACAACCGCATGCTGATTGACGCGCACTGGCTGGGCGTGCGCTTGCCCAATCACCACCCGCTGGCTTTGCGCCAGGCATTGGCGTTGCTGGAGCAGGAGGCCACCGAGGTCCACCAGAAGATCGATCTGATCCAGGCCGTGGAGCGGGCGATCGCCCGGGACCTGACCCGTGGCAGCCACATCGAAAAAATCGCCGGCGATCTCAACATGAGCAGCCGCACCCTGCGCCGGCGCCTGACCGAACACAGCCTGACCTTCGAAGCCTTGCTCGAACAAGTACGCCGCAGCCGGACCCTGAACCTGCTGGCCAATCCCGAACTGTCCATCGAGCGCATCACCGAGGAAGTCGGCTACAGCGACGTGCGCAGTTTCCGCCGGGCATTCCGGCGCTGGACCGGAAAGAGCCCCAGCGCCTTTCGCAGCGAGGGCACTGAGGCTCAGCTCTAA
- a CDS encoding fumarate reductase/succinate dehydrogenase flavoprotein subunit, translating into MTHSSTTRSTLEQEYDIVVIGGGTAGPMAAIKAKERNRDLRVLLVDKANVKRSGAISMGMDGLNNAIIPGHSTPEQYTKEITIANDGIVNQAAVYAYATHSFETIEQLDRWGVKFEKDETGDYAVKKVHHMGAYVLPMPEGHDIKKVLYRQLKRARVSITNRLVCTRLLTDDEGAVNGVMGFDCRTADFHVIKAKAVILCCGAAGRLGLPASGYLMGTYENPTNAGDGYAMAYHAGAELANLECFQINPLIKDYNGPACAYVTGPLGGYTANNKGERFIECDYWSGQMMWEFHQELEGGNGPVFLKLDHLAEETIQNIEEILHSNERPSRGQFHANRGTDYRTQMVEMHISEIGFCSGHSASGVWVNERAETSVKGLYSAGDMAAVPHNYMLGAFTYGWFAGNNAADFVAGKDFSTLDAGQIEREKARVYAPLDREHGLPPAQVEYKLRRFVNDYLQPPKVTKKMQIGLQRFSDIQRDLDQIKAHNAHELMRAMEVSMIRDCAEMAARASLFRAESRWGLYHYRVDHPQRNDSDWFCHCHLKKGDDGVMTSFKKAVEPYIIALDADELQAYDRLRVGADAA; encoded by the coding sequence ATGACCCACAGCTCCACGACTCGAAGTACCCTCGAACAGGAATACGACATTGTGGTCATCGGTGGCGGCACCGCCGGGCCCATGGCGGCAATCAAGGCCAAGGAGCGCAACCGCGACTTGCGCGTGCTGCTGGTGGACAAGGCCAACGTCAAGCGCAGCGGCGCAATCAGCATGGGCATGGACGGCTTGAACAACGCGATCATCCCCGGCCATTCCACGCCCGAGCAGTACACCAAGGAAATCACTATCGCCAATGACGGCATCGTCAACCAGGCGGCGGTGTACGCCTATGCGACCCATAGCTTCGAGACGATCGAGCAGTTGGACCGGTGGGGCGTGAAGTTCGAGAAGGACGAAACCGGCGACTACGCGGTGAAGAAAGTTCACCACATGGGCGCCTACGTGCTGCCGATGCCGGAAGGGCATGACATCAAGAAAGTCCTGTACCGCCAGTTGAAGCGGGCACGGGTGAGCATCACCAATCGACTGGTCTGCACCCGCTTGCTGACCGACGACGAAGGCGCAGTGAACGGCGTGATGGGCTTCGATTGCCGCACCGCCGACTTTCATGTGATCAAGGCCAAGGCTGTCATCCTCTGCTGCGGCGCGGCGGGGCGCCTGGGCTTGCCGGCCTCTGGCTACCTGATGGGCACTTACGAAAACCCGACCAACGCCGGCGACGGCTATGCCATGGCCTACCACGCTGGTGCCGAACTGGCGAACCTGGAGTGCTTCCAGATCAATCCGTTGATCAAGGATTACAACGGCCCGGCATGCGCCTATGTCACCGGACCACTGGGCGGCTATACCGCCAACAACAAGGGCGAACGCTTCATCGAGTGCGACTACTGGAGCGGCCAGATGATGTGGGAGTTCCATCAGGAACTCGAAGGCGGCAATGGTCCGGTCTTTCTCAAGCTCGATCACCTGGCCGAAGAAACCATCCAGAACATCGAAGAGATCCTGCACAGCAACGAGCGGCCCAGTCGCGGCCAATTCCACGCCAACCGTGGCACCGACTACCGCACGCAAATGGTGGAAATGCACATCTCCGAAATCGGTTTTTGCAGCGGTCATTCGGCATCGGGCGTGTGGGTCAACGAGCGGGCCGAGACATCGGTCAAGGGGCTTTACTCGGCCGGCGACATGGCAGCGGTACCGCACAACTACATGCTCGGGGCGTTCACCTACGGCTGGTTCGCCGGCAACAATGCCGCGGACTTCGTGGCCGGGAAAGATTTTTCAACGCTGGATGCCGGGCAGATCGAACGGGAAAAGGCCCGGGTCTATGCGCCGTTGGACCGCGAGCACGGCCTGCCGCCAGCCCAGGTGGAATACAAGCTGCGGCGCTTCGTCAACGATTACCTGCAACCGCCGAAGGTCACCAAGAAAATGCAGATCGGCCTGCAACGCTTCAGCGATATCCAGCGCGACCTGGACCAGATCAAGGCCCACAACGCTCACGAATTGATGCGCGCCATGGAGGTCAGCATGATTCGCGATTGCGCCGAAATGGCCGCGCGGGCCTCGCTGTTCCGCGCTGAAAGCCGTTGGGGCCTGTACCACTATCGGGTCGATCACCCACAACGCAACGACAGCGACTGGTTCTGCCATTGCCACCTGAAGAAGGGCGACGACGGCGTGATGACCTCGTTCAAGAAAGCTGTCGAGCCCTACATCATCGCCCTCGATGCCGACGAACTGCAGGCCTACGACCGGCTGCGGGTCGGTGCCGACGCGGCGTGA
- a CDS encoding DSD1 family PLP-dependent enzyme: MGFNRRGFLRGTLGAGVLLAGAGAWFRPDDLGGPYSDYFRQLNRELKANGPMRPVMVVDLDRLDHNIDVVTASVRRTGKQLRLVEKSLPSPGLLHYIAQRAETRRLMSFHQPFLNHDAVQFPEADILLGKPLPVRSAELFYQRHKGPFDPSRQLQWLLDTPERLEQYRALAQSLGMRLRVNIELDVGLHRGGVADDAALDAMLKQIRAHPAQLEFAGFMGYDPFVGMGVPELLASPETLLARVMAIYKTRVDFVRLRYPDLWHPSLTFNTAGSPSYRLHEQENLSTEVSVGTAMLKPSHYDLPSLSEHVPAAFIATPVLKSTGAVNIPALDERSRIFSWWDVNQRATFFIYGGNWMADFESPRGLKSNGLYGRSSNQEMVNGSEAVGLAVEDQVFLRPTQTESVLLQFGDLLAVRGGRIVESWPVYS; encoded by the coding sequence ATGGGCTTCAATCGTCGCGGTTTCCTGAGGGGTACGCTGGGCGCGGGGGTCTTGCTTGCTGGCGCCGGCGCCTGGTTTCGGCCTGATGACCTGGGAGGGCCGTACAGCGATTATTTCCGCCAGTTGAACCGCGAACTCAAGGCCAACGGCCCCATGCGTCCGGTGATGGTGGTGGACCTGGATCGGCTGGACCACAACATCGACGTGGTGACGGCCTCGGTCCGGCGCACCGGCAAGCAACTGCGCCTGGTGGAAAAATCGTTGCCGTCGCCCGGGCTGCTGCACTACATCGCCCAGCGGGCCGAGACCCGACGGTTGATGTCGTTCCACCAGCCGTTTCTCAATCACGATGCGGTGCAATTTCCCGAGGCCGATATCCTGTTGGGCAAGCCCTTGCCGGTGCGCTCTGCCGAGTTGTTCTATCAACGCCACAAGGGGCCGTTCGATCCGTCGCGGCAATTGCAGTGGCTGCTGGACACGCCCGAACGGCTTGAGCAATACCGGGCGCTGGCCCAGAGCCTGGGGATGCGTTTGCGAGTCAATATTGAGTTGGATGTCGGCCTGCATCGCGGTGGCGTGGCCGACGACGCGGCGCTGGACGCGATGCTCAAGCAGATCCGCGCCCATCCGGCGCAGCTGGAATTCGCCGGGTTCATGGGCTACGACCCGTTCGTGGGCATGGGCGTGCCCGAACTGCTGGCCAGTCCCGAGACGCTGCTGGCCCGGGTCATGGCGATCTACAAAACCAGGGTGGACTTCGTCCGTTTGCGCTACCCCGATTTATGGCATCCGAGCCTGACCTTCAACACCGCCGGCAGCCCCAGCTATCGCCTGCATGAACAGGAAAATCTCAGCACCGAAGTGTCGGTGGGCACGGCCATGCTCAAGCCCAGCCACTATGACCTGCCGTCATTGAGCGAGCACGTGCCGGCGGCCTTTATCGCCACCCCAGTGCTGAAAAGCACCGGCGCGGTGAACATCCCGGCGCTGGATGAGCGGTCGCGGATTTTTTCCTGGTGGGATGTGAACCAACGCGCCACGTTCTTCATCTATGGCGGCAACTGGATGGCCGACTTCGAATCACCGCGCGGCTTGAAGAGCAACGGTCTTTACGGCCGCAGCTCCAACCAGGAAATGGTCAACGGTTCCGAAGCGGTGGGGCTGGCGGTGGAGGACCAGGTGTTCCTGCGACCGACCCAGACCGAGTCGGTGCTGTTGCAATTTGGCGACCTGCTGGCGGTGCGGGGCGGCAGGATTGTCGAGAGCTGGCCGGTTTATAGCTGA
- a CDS encoding ABC transporter permease, producing the protein MFSTSKRWLLRAASLLLCLLFWQLAANGHWDLGLVTFANVPTPLAVIQAALGLGESGNLARHLGSSLGRVFAGYGAALVLGVALGVAIGRSKWAEDLLLPPLEVLRPIPAVAWIPLAILMFPSSELSMVFITFTGALFPILLNTVHGVEGVDRRLIASAKSLGAGRRAILLEVILPGAAPSIITGLAIGMGTSWFCLVTAEMIAGQYGIGYYTWASYTVQNYPDIVVGMLLIGVLGMGSSLLIKRLGGLATPWHRPRGKA; encoded by the coding sequence GTGTTCTCAACATCCAAACGCTGGCTCCTGCGAGCCGCTTCATTGCTGCTTTGCCTGCTGTTCTGGCAGCTCGCCGCCAACGGCCACTGGGACCTCGGCCTGGTGACCTTCGCCAACGTACCGACGCCGCTGGCGGTGATCCAGGCTGCGCTCGGCCTGGGGGAGTCCGGCAATCTCGCTCGGCACTTGGGCAGCAGTCTGGGGCGAGTGTTTGCCGGCTATGGCGCGGCGCTGGTACTTGGCGTGGCGCTGGGCGTCGCCATTGGTCGTTCGAAATGGGCCGAAGATTTGCTGTTGCCGCCGTTGGAAGTCCTGCGACCGATCCCAGCAGTGGCCTGGATTCCCCTGGCGATCCTGATGTTTCCCTCCTCGGAACTGTCGATGGTGTTCATCACCTTTACCGGGGCGTTGTTTCCGATCCTGCTCAATACCGTGCACGGCGTCGAAGGCGTGGACCGACGGCTGATCGCCTCGGCGAAAAGCCTCGGTGCCGGACGCCGGGCGATCCTGCTGGAAGTGATCCTGCCGGGTGCCGCGCCGAGCATCATTACCGGCCTGGCCATCGGCATGGGCACGTCGTGGTTCTGTCTGGTGACGGCAGAAATGATCGCCGGCCAATACGGCATCGGCTACTACACCTGGGCGTCCTACACCGTACAGAACTACCCCGACATCGTCGTCGGCATGCTGCTGATCGGCGTGCTGGGCATGGGCAGCAGTTTGTTGATCAAACGCCTGGGCGGGCTGGCCACGCCTTGGCATCGACCGCGAGGAAAAGCCTGA
- a CDS encoding GntR family transcriptional regulator → MSDNVLSLSSVPLHTQLRDVLRSRILDGQYPQGSQMPSESELGALFRVSRITVRQALGDLQKEGLIFKIHGKGTFVAKPKTFQNVSTLQGLAESMTGRGFEVINRLHSFKFIAADKLVAERLKITEGDTVAQIKRVRLINREPISLEVTYLPKALGERLEKADLVTRDIFLILENDCALTLGHADLAIDAVLADSDLTQALEVEAGSPIMRIERLTHDADGQPLDFEHLYYRGDAFQYRLRIDRQKGTQA, encoded by the coding sequence ATGTCCGACAACGTTCTTTCCCTCAGCAGCGTGCCGCTGCACACCCAGCTACGCGACGTGTTGCGCTCGCGCATTCTCGACGGCCAGTACCCCCAGGGCAGCCAGATGCCCTCCGAAAGCGAGCTTGGCGCGCTGTTTCGCGTCAGCCGCATCACTGTGCGCCAGGCCCTGGGGGATCTGCAAAAAGAAGGGTTGATCTTCAAGATCCACGGCAAGGGCACGTTCGTGGCCAAGCCCAAGACCTTCCAGAACGTCAGCACGCTCCAGGGCCTGGCGGAGTCCATGACCGGCCGTGGCTTCGAGGTGATCAACCGCCTGCACAGTTTCAAGTTCATCGCTGCCGACAAGCTGGTGGCCGAGCGCTTGAAGATCACCGAAGGGGACACGGTGGCGCAGATCAAGCGGGTGCGGCTGATCAACCGAGAACCGATTTCCCTGGAGGTCACCTACCTGCCCAAGGCCCTCGGTGAGCGACTGGAAAAAGCTGACCTGGTGACCCGTGACATTTTCCTGATCCTGGAAAACGACTGCGCCTTGACCTTGGGGCACGCGGACCTGGCCATCGATGCGGTGCTGGCCGACAGCGACCTGACCCAGGCGCTGGAGGTCGAAGCCGGTTCGCCCATCATGCGCATCGAGCGCTTGACCCATGATGCCGACGGCCAGCCGTTGGACTTCGAACACCTCTATTACCGCGGCGATGCCTTCCAGTACCGCTTGCGGATCGACCGACAAAAGGGGACGCAGGCATGA
- a CDS encoding c-type cytochrome, protein MSATTPSILLHCATFVLLGSLLAGCGEEAKPPAATVFTAMPADAALAQVYDSSCKLCHANPGAGAPLTGDTNAWAPRVAQGADTLLDHAINGYNGMPPMGLCMHCSEEQFVALIAFMSGQPIQ, encoded by the coding sequence ATGTCGGCAACCACGCCTTCCATCCTGCTTCACTGCGCCACCTTTGTGCTGCTCGGTTCGCTGCTCGCTGGTTGCGGCGAGGAAGCCAAGCCTCCCGCGGCCACGGTATTCACGGCCATGCCCGCGGACGCAGCGTTGGCCCAGGTCTACGACAGCAGTTGCAAGCTCTGCCACGCCAACCCCGGCGCCGGGGCGCCGTTGACCGGCGATACAAATGCCTGGGCGCCGCGCGTGGCCCAGGGCGCCGACACCCTGTTGGACCACGCAATCAATGGCTACAACGGCATGCCTCCGATGGGGCTGTGCATGCACTGTTCCGAGGAGCAGTTCGTGGCGCTGATCGCCTTCATGTCCGGCCAACCGATCCAGTGA
- a CDS encoding ABC transporter substrate-binding protein: protein MLLRAALAGLVLASLTLPAQAETIRIAIGTQDTTINCAAGGLLIRELGLLDKYLPHDGAYKDVQYDVQWKNFTSGAPLTNEMVAGKLDFGAMADFPGAFNGVAFETAGKHSLFISVLSGSTQGSGNGIVVPSASGVQSLAELKGKTISVPFASTAHGMLLRAVAAQGWDPLKDVNIIAQPPEVAGSALQAGKIDAHADFVPFAELFPSRGFARKIYDGAQASTPTFHGALVDQAYAKKYPEIVVAYLRASIEANQLLAAEPEKYSELIAKVTGVDAEVNYLFHGPLGVQTRDLTWKPEYRQAVGTAIDTLKLLKKADRGLDLNTFIDDQYIRAAFKASNLDYAAQLGNYAQTPLNTADALTGKAISDFSRVAEIWVRGEPKVRHYASAQSAFAALASLKQEGKGIRAVYAQASDSGIKLLAEQAWFASDAKGQLSAFLLKGQAQQFASAQGGKVLDFTEATTQAVAAR from the coding sequence ATGTTATTGCGTGCAGCACTGGCCGGTCTGGTACTGGCTTCATTGACCCTGCCTGCCCAGGCAGAAACCATCCGTATCGCCATCGGCACCCAGGACACCACCATCAACTGCGCCGCCGGCGGGTTGTTGATCCGTGAGCTGGGCCTGTTGGACAAATATTTGCCCCACGACGGCGCCTACAAGGACGTCCAGTACGACGTCCAATGGAAGAACTTCACCAGCGGTGCGCCGCTGACCAACGAGATGGTCGCCGGCAAACTCGACTTTGGCGCCATGGCCGATTTCCCCGGGGCGTTCAACGGCGTGGCGTTTGAAACCGCCGGCAAGCACAGCCTGTTCATCAGCGTGCTGTCGGGCAGCACCCAGGGCAGCGGCAACGGCATCGTAGTGCCCAGTGCGTCGGGCGTGCAGTCGCTGGCCGAGCTCAAGGGCAAGACCATTTCCGTGCCGTTTGCGTCCACCGCCCACGGCATGTTGTTGCGCGCCGTCGCGGCCCAGGGCTGGGACCCGCTCAAGGACGTGAACATCATTGCCCAGCCGCCGGAGGTGGCCGGCTCGGCGTTGCAGGCGGGCAAGATCGATGCCCACGCCGACTTCGTGCCGTTCGCCGAACTGTTCCCCAGCCGGGGCTTCGCCCGCAAGATCTACGACGGTGCCCAGGCCAGCACGCCGACGTTCCATGGCGCGCTGGTGGACCAGGCCTATGCGAAAAAGTACCCGGAGATCGTCGTGGCGTACCTGCGCGCGTCTATCGAGGCCAATCAATTGCTGGCCGCCGAACCTGAGAAGTACAGCGAGCTGATCGCCAAGGTCACCGGAGTGGATGCCGAGGTCAATTACCTGTTCCACGGACCGCTGGGCGTGCAGACCCGAGACCTGACCTGGAAGCCGGAATATCGCCAAGCCGTCGGCACCGCCATCGACACCCTCAAGCTGCTGAAAAAGGCTGATCGTGGCCTGGATCTCAACACCTTCATCGATGACCAGTACATCCGCGCCGCCTTCAAGGCGTCGAACCTGGATTACGCGGCGCAACTGGGCAACTACGCCCAGACGCCCCTCAACACGGCCGACGCCCTGACTGGCAAAGCCATCAGCGATTTCAGCCGTGTGGCCGAGATCTGGGTGCGCGGTGAACCGAAGGTGCGCCATTACGCCTCGGCCCAATCAGCCTTCGCCGCGCTGGCCAGCCTCAAGCAGGAAGGCAAGGGCATCCGCGCTGTCTATGCCCAGGCCAGCGACAGCGGGATCAAGCTGTTGGCCGAACAAGCGTGGTTCGCCAGTGATGCCAAGGGCCAGCTCAGCGCGTTCCTGCTCAAGGGCCAGGCCCAGCAGTTTGCTAGCGCCCAGGGCGGCAAGGTCTTGGACTTTACCGAGGCCACCACCCAGGCGGTCGCCGCCCGCTGA
- a CDS encoding D-arabinono-1,4-lactone oxidase — protein sequence MLAAFTALGSQGALAELMRAPRLIPWRNWSGAQSCLPAARLAPKDLDELVQVVTRAEGRIRPVGSGHSFSALVPTDGTLLSLSFFSGLLDHDAASLQAEFGGGTPMSRMGPALKAIGQALPNMADVDYQTLAGAIATSTHGTGKAFGSYASQVVGLQLVTASGEVLDCDAKRHPEVFLAGRVSLGALGLVTRVRLQNRPAYRLRERQWVAKTEELLEDVESNTRDNQHWEMQVVTHSDYALSIALNETTDPATPPISPEEEGGNEFVSLIENLDKYGSDFPAARRALLNSLRLLASFDDRVGDSHDIYANSRTVRFNEMEYSVPAEWGPACLREILALIRDKDLRTWFPIEYRYVKADDIALSMFEGRDSCSISVHQHYQMDHHNFFAAIEPIFWKYQGRPHWGKLHSLNAKALQTLYPRWAEFTQVRQALDPAGKFLNGHLSSILGVS from the coding sequence ATGCTCGCAGCTTTTACCGCGCTGGGCAGCCAGGGCGCCCTGGCCGAGTTGATGCGCGCGCCGCGACTGATTCCCTGGCGCAACTGGTCGGGGGCACAGAGTTGCTTGCCAGCCGCTCGCCTGGCACCCAAGGATCTCGACGAACTGGTGCAAGTGGTGACGCGGGCCGAGGGGCGGATTCGTCCGGTGGGTTCCGGGCATTCCTTCAGCGCGTTGGTGCCCACTGACGGGACGTTGCTGTCGCTGAGTTTTTTCAGCGGACTACTGGACCACGACGCGGCCAGCCTGCAGGCCGAGTTCGGCGGCGGTACGCCCATGTCGCGCATGGGCCCGGCGCTCAAGGCCATCGGCCAGGCGCTGCCGAACATGGCCGACGTGGATTACCAGACCCTGGCCGGCGCCATCGCCACCTCGACCCACGGTACCGGCAAGGCGTTCGGCTCGTATGCCTCGCAAGTGGTCGGCCTGCAGTTGGTAACGGCCAGTGGCGAGGTGCTCGATTGCGATGCCAAGCGCCACCCCGAAGTATTCCTGGCCGGTCGGGTGTCCCTCGGCGCGCTGGGCCTGGTGACCCGCGTCCGCTTGCAGAACCGTCCGGCTTATCGGCTGCGTGAGCGCCAATGGGTGGCCAAAACCGAAGAGCTGCTCGAGGACGTCGAAAGCAACACCCGTGACAATCAGCACTGGGAGATGCAGGTCGTTACCCATTCCGACTATGCGCTGTCGATAGCCCTGAACGAAACCACGGATCCGGCCACGCCGCCGATCAGCCCCGAAGAGGAGGGCGGCAACGAATTCGTCAGCTTGATCGAGAATCTCGACAAGTACGGCAGCGATTTTCCCGCCGCCCGCCGAGCACTGCTCAACAGCTTGCGGCTGCTGGCCAGTTTCGATGATCGGGTCGGTGATTCCCATGACATCTACGCCAACTCCCGCACCGTGCGCTTCAACGAGATGGAATATTCGGTGCCGGCCGAATGGGGGCCCGCGTGTCTGCGTGAGATCCTCGCGTTGATTCGCGACAAGGATCTGCGCACCTGGTTTCCCATCGAATACCGCTATGTGAAGGCCGACGATATTGCCCTGAGCATGTTTGAAGGCCGGGACAGTTGCTCGATCTCCGTGCACCAGCACTATCAGATGGATCATCACAATTTCTTCGCGGCCATCGAGCCGATCTTCTGGAAATACCAGGGCCGTCCACATTGGGGAAAGTTGCATTCCCTCAACGCCAAGGCGCTACAGACGCTCTATCCGCGCTGGGCTGAATTTACCCAGGTGCGCCAGGCATTGGACCCTGCGGGCAAGTTCCTCAACGGGCATCTTTCATCGATTCTGGGGGTGAGCTGA
- a CDS encoding 4Fe-4S dicluster domain-containing protein gives MAYQPQEIFFRSNAPVTVDEDKCIAHKGCTVCVDVCPMDLLAINPATQKAYMAFDECWYCMPCEKDCPTGAVKVEIPYLLR, from the coding sequence ATGGCCTATCAACCCCAGGAAATTTTTTTCCGCTCCAATGCCCCCGTCACCGTGGACGAGGACAAATGCATCGCCCACAAAGGCTGCACCGTCTGCGTTGACGTCTGCCCCATGGACCTGCTGGCGATCAACCCGGCCACCCAGAAGGCCTACATGGCGTTCGATGAATGCTGGTATTGCATGCCCTGTGAAAAGGACTGCCCGACCGGGGCGGTAAAAGTCGAGATTCCGTACCTGTTGCGCTGA
- a CDS encoding SphA family protein, whose protein sequence is MNPIRSRYVLQLTLALASAGTLPALASESGVDNIGPGTDGFFVLPLEVDSLPDHMVAFNLYYNHYKARKFNISSLGGELPDVEIESTAVVPRIDYLSPLRVAGGRAGIYIAQPWIKQEVSVFGLHDTREGMGDTTISPIVLWDMGKNLTLAAAVEITVPTGEYSTDRLANTSNNFYTYKPLFSFTWLPSEDTEVSMKTTYSFNRKNKDTDYRSGQIFHFDYSASYRVTDNLRLGLNGYYLKQTTDDKQYGRTVQFAGQDVDDGVRGQVFAIGPALHLTFLKYASAEIRWAKEFAVENRTEGEMLWAKISIPFAF, encoded by the coding sequence ATGAACCCGATCCGCAGCAGATATGTCTTGCAACTGACCCTCGCCCTGGCCAGCGCCGGTACCCTGCCCGCATTGGCTAGCGAATCGGGGGTCGACAACATCGGCCCCGGCACCGATGGCTTTTTTGTGTTGCCGCTGGAAGTCGACAGCCTTCCGGACCACATGGTCGCGTTCAACCTCTACTACAACCATTACAAAGCCCGGAAATTCAATATCAGCTCGTTGGGCGGTGAACTGCCGGACGTGGAAATCGAATCCACGGCAGTGGTCCCACGTATCGATTACCTCAGCCCGTTGCGGGTGGCCGGCGGGCGGGCGGGGATCTACATCGCCCAACCCTGGATCAAGCAGGAAGTCTCGGTGTTCGGCCTGCACGACACCCGCGAGGGCATGGGCGATACCACCATTTCGCCCATTGTGCTCTGGGACATGGGCAAGAACCTGACCCTGGCCGCAGCAGTGGAAATCACCGTGCCGACCGGCGAATACAGCACCGATCGATTGGCCAACACGAGCAATAATTTCTATACCTACAAGCCGCTGTTTTCCTTCACCTGGTTGCCCTCGGAAGACACCGAGGTGTCGATGAAAACCACCTACAGTTTCAACCGCAAGAACAAGGACACCGACTACCGTTCTGGGCAGATTTTCCACTTCGACTATTCCGCCAGCTATCGCGTGACTGACAACCTGAGGCTGGGGCTAAACGGCTATTACCTCAAGCAGACCACCGACGACAAACAGTACGGCCGCACCGTGCAATTCGCCGGGCAGGATGTGGACGACGGCGTGCGCGGCCAGGTCTTCGCCATCGGCCCGGCGTTGCACCTGACCTTCCTCAAGTACGCCAGCGCCGAAATCCGCTGGGCCAAGGAATTCGCCGTGGAAAACCGCACCGAGGGCGAGATGCTGTGGGCCAAGATCAGTATTCCGTTTGCGTTCTAG